GCGAAATTCCCCTGTGGCGTTACACAAAATTTTATTTCTGGATTTCCCAAGGTATTGGTCTTCGCCCGGGTTGAAGTTGGGGAAAGATGAAAACCAGTTCCGGCTACATTTAGGCAATGTTTACTACGGAGTAGTGAAAATTCTGAATCAGTAAAGTTATACATGTTTCAGTGCTTAATAATTCAGTCTGGTGCTTCACATGCATTTAATCAGACACTGTGCTTAATGTTTGGTTTATTATTCTGCAAGTCGAGGGTTAGATGTCTGAATATTATATAATCTGCTATCCTATTTCTTTTGCCTTCTTGTATTCAATGAATGTCTGAATTATCATCCGTACAAGCAATCTATGTAAGATAGAGGGAAACAATTTTGATGATATTATATAAGATGACTGCACATATGACATGTGATAAATCTGAATATTCAGCACGAGCATGGAATAATTTTCAATACCTTAATGTGCATAGTTTATACCTGAGCCGATACTACTGAAGTTTTTCTTAGCTTTTGATTAACACAGTGACAACTGAACTTTCTAACATGTGTTCTTATTTCTCGTTTTGAACTGCGCCAATGTAATTCCTGAACCTTCTTACATGTGTTCTTATTTCTTGTTTTGAACTGCTTCAACGTAACTCTGCTCTCTAGTCACAACTTAATCAACATCCTCTTGGCAAATGAATGAAAAACCTGAATTGAACTGCACCAAAATAATACCATCGAGTTAACAGGACAATAACAATGAAGCATACCATGTATATTTTAGCTGACAGGCTAACTAGATAGGGAGGCCTTTGGATAACCATAAACTAATTTCTGCAGTTCTCTATCTCTAGCTCCTGTAGTTGCATCAAAGCATATATGCCATCTTTCAGAGTTACGCGTTGCACTTAGAGGACTtccatttttgttctttcagAAGTAATTTCCTTCTTTAACTACTTTGTCAGTTACCTTGCAATCAAAACTGTTCCTCTTGCTGATTACGCAATTCGCACTCATTGGTGAGACTATCATACGAGAGGTGCACAAGGTTTTAGCAGACCATTATCGATTTCTACTAACCATGGAAGCTCTCTGCTGAAACCACATTGATCTGGCTTCCATTATCGATATGGAAAACGCTCTGGACATCATCCTCCCAGAAGTTTCTTTGCTGAGAGATGCACACCGACTATATATATTAGGATAAGATACAGCCAAATATAATTGATAGAAACATAAAGCTTCTGCTCTGATCTCCATGTTATTCGAATCAATCTTGTCTTGTTATTGCCGCTTGCTAATTCCTGTGCGATTTTACGGCCTTGCTTCCTTTGTTATCTGTGACCGTGTGTAGTTGTGTAGAGCTGCGATTTTCCAAGATCAAACTTATTCTTAATTTCAATCTTTGTTGTATCTGTgctttttgcagaaaagcgtGTGTAGTAGGAAcatatgttaaaaaaaagattctcACTTGTTCCTAACTAGAGAAATCTGTGTCCATTTCTTAACCGAGCTGCTTCTAGCATAAAACTGAAAATGCCTTTTTGGTGCTTCTGTGTGCATTTATTAAGCACAATTCTTCAGGGCACCATAGGCATCAACTGAAGTAGTCAGTTTTCATTGTGCTGAGATAGGTCATGGAATTTGTTTACATCTGCTTTGTGAAGTTGTTTCTTAGAACTGAGACAGGTCACAAAATTGTAGCATCCATCTACAGGCTGACATATCTTTTATCTAACTTTACACTATGAATGCTTCATTGTAGTTTCCAGTAGATGATTCTCTCACAAACACTGGGAGAGTTTTTTCGCTGGAGATATCCCTTGAAACCTTCAAGAATCTGCTGGAATTCTATCATGTCAAACTATCATTGTGTGTATTCTCCACATGAATGGAAATCATTGTAGAAACCATTAATATTTATGTGTGCAATGCTTTCATCCACAACCTGTTATGGTTTCTTCTTTTACATGATTTAGCAAAAGAACTACAGTACTTAAATTGGTTCCCTAACAACCAAACAAGACTTTAATGTTTGGTTTCTTCTTTTACATGATTTAGCAAAAGAACTACAGTACTTAAATTGATTTGTCCTGCACATACTTGTTATTTTACATTTCACTGTACTATGAAGTTACTCCAAATGAAGTGATAGGTGTTCTATTTGAACTTTGATGCATCTTGGTTGTAAAGTGTTCTGTTTGCTATTTGGTGCATCTTGGATGTAAACAGCTTGTTTCATAGACTAGATATCAAGTTGTTATTGTTGCTTATATTTACTAATTCTTGTAGGCTCAGTTTGTGGTTGCTAAACTGTGCtttgctgaacttattttacaATTTGTTGTGGAAAAATAGACATAAGAGCAGGAAAATGTTGGttggaaaacagaaaaacaccTATTGTTACTGTTGCATGATTTCTGTGTTGCACTCAACTAAATCTCAATTTAAAGCCTTTGGAGAGCGTCTTCTTTTCTCAAGTAGATAATGCTCATTTTTGTTTATGCTTCAGATAGTTAAATATGTCAGATGCATATGTTCTTTACGTAATGAACATACATATCCATTCCTGATAAAGTGTGTACGCTAGCTGCAGAGATGCATAAGTTGGCTTTGATATCCATAATACCCTGATCTCTTCTTGGGAATATGTATATCAACTTCTTCCCTGTTTGATTTGTTTCAGTATAGAGATGGATTCAAGCAATACGCAGCCTGAAGGTTCACGCCCATCTGTTACCAAAAACCCTGCCATGTCGTCgtgcaggaagaagaaaaccgaTGATGCTACCTTCCTCGAAGATGTCAAAGACCACATCGACGAGTTCATCAATGCCTCCATGGATGAGCACAAGACCTGCTTCAAGAAGACCATTCAGAAGGTAGCTGCGATGACAACTGTTTAGCATCATTTTTCATTCTGCATtccctttctctttttataTCAAGCCTTTTACGCTGTGTTGCTCAGATGTTTGGGATGTCAAAGATTGTTGCGGATCGGTCCGCTGCGGCAAAGGAAGCTGAAGTGGAAAGTGTGTTGCCTCTTCAGACCAGTGTGTCAAGGTAGAAGAATGGTTGATGGTGGCAGCTTGTTGCTTCCTGGACTTGGTTCTTGTATCTGGAATCTAGCTAGTGTTTTCACCACTAAATTTCGTGTAACAGGTGAGTAATACTAATACAGTAGTACAATCAtctaaaaatgaaaataaagtACTCCGTGGATTGTGAGACTTGAATACTGCCAGGTTTAGCTCCATTGTAGGGGTTGTCTCGCTTTAAATATATATCAAGGCCCAACCTAGTTGCTGCAATGTAGCCCATGAAAAACAACTTGAGCGTTGCTGATGTCCGAGTTGTATCTCGACTGCACACTCATCTCTATACTAGCCGCGTAAATTCCCTTAAAAAATGAAACCAGCCCCCCAAAATTTCCCTAGTTTTGGGTCACTTATTTTGGCATTTTTTTTCGCAGTAATTTTTTTGCCTTGGGCTCCCTTCCATTAAAAACGGTCTGCCATAATTTATCAGGGTTTTCTTTGGACGGAACTGGATTCGCAGGATTTCCTACGGCTGCGTCCAAATTGAactttttctattttgaagTTCCTGCGAATTCCAAAACATCacggagagggaggaggcctGCACAATTACACATCTCTGTCATGTTCTCGGAGAATAAGACTGCACATCTCTGTTGCTCGGAGCCTCGGATGTCTGCCAACAGGACAGTCTACTACCCCCGGGGGCAGCAGGGCCCGGCCGCGAGACACGACCTCAAGTGTCCGGAAAGTGGCCCGCGAAGCCGCGCGCACCAGGCCGCTCAAGTGTCCGCGACGACACGCTATTCTTTGACTCCCTGCACTGCAGCGCTTCCGGACTTCCCCGTAACTAGtactcctgagtcctgacctTCTCCCGGCCTCGCAATCACGGCACGCGGGGACAATTAAACTCCCCGTGGAATTCCGGGCTTTCCTGTTCAGATTCGTGAAACGGCTTTCGGCGTCAAGAGGGTTTTTGGTTGGTGTCCCGGTCGATCAATCCATGTAATCTTTCTTCTGATCTCTTCGTGTCCTTCTTTCTTGTCTCGCTTTCTCGCGCGCTTGCGTTGCGGCGGTGGATTTCTCGGTTTGAACAGGAGGGGTTAATCCGCATCTTAGTTGGCGGCGATTGAATCGTCCAGGCGCTTTTGAAGGCGACGCGGCGCGTGTACAGTAACGGATTTGTTATGGCGTTTTGACCCACTGATGGAGAGTGATGCAACCGCTTTATTAGTAATAAAGGATTTTGATTGATGGACTAGTCCACTCCGGCCACATGTAGCCTCGACTACTGCCGACTGCTCCTACTTAACTTTGCACTTGGTTAGTGGAGTTTGATCAAAACGTATGAACAGACGCACGGTCAAACTGTGCTCTCCGATTGACGAGGGCAATTTATGTGGAATTGAGATATGCATGCGTGGCATATGCGTAGACCTGATGGAGTGAGCGCTCTACAATCAATTCAGTGAGCCGAGATGCGTGGCTACATATCCATTATAGAGTTTTAAACTGAAAATTCAGTCTTAAGTCAActcaaatcaacaaaaaacaaaacaaggtaAGTAAGGAGCAACTACTCTAGTTCAGTGGTCAAGAGGATGGCAGATACAATATAGCAATATAAGATAACGACGTCTGCATCTCCACGTTTGGAATTAAACAACCAATGTTTACAAAATggcttttttattttgcagtaTATTTTTGACTTCTTACTACCTACTTCCAAGGCTGGCAACTTGGATTTGTCTTGAACATACAAGATTACAAAACATACATAGACGTAGTCGTAGCCATATATCCACACAAATTAGTCGTTtcagatactccctccgtaccttattaagtgactcaatttgttcaaatatagaCATATCTATGTATTAAactatgtctagatacatataatagaaagtcaattaatatgagacggagagagtactataTTAAAGGCTTTGAACAAACTGCAGGATGCGACTGCATGCAGCCGTCTCATCATTTGTGGTTCATTCTTCATTGATTTTGCAAAATCTGACTACGACTAATCCGCATACGCCAGGATCCTGAGTCTACGAACTGCCAAATCTTTGTGAATTATTGGCACCGTCTTATTGACCTATCACTGGTCTCAACCAGGTCTAGCGAGTGCACAAATTATTAGTACTCCATTTGATTTTTAATTGCACGaattaaaagaaaataaataaatacttcCTCccattcatattaattgtctcaattttgtctaaatatagatgtttttttatggctaaaaaacgtctacatacatgtaatatttcgacaactaatatggatcagagggagtaccatgcAAACTTCAGACCTTTGCTGATTATCAGTCTGTTTTAATCCTGTTCTATATATGTTCAAATCCTCCGTtccaaagaaagaagaaagaaatactGTAATGATCGAAGGACGTCAAAGAGCCGGTGGTAGGCTAGTGGGCGGCCGACTTTTAGAGCTGATTGCCATGGGGTTGTATGCACGTCCCAACATGCATGGATGATTGGATGATGACGACGGCTGCTTTAATAGGCCAGGTAGTACTAGGTTGTGGCGTTGCTTATTATTCGGAATGCTGTTTATGTAGAGTATGTAATCCTGTTTTCGGTTCATGCTCGTTGGCACACAATCACTTCATAACACTGTAAAAGTAAAACGTAGAGGAAGTTGACACATTGTGTACCGTTTTCCTGCAGGTTTAATGACTTTTGACCGTCGCCTTCTGTGCAACCGCCGTACGTACAATCGATCGTACGTGCCTGCTGTAAAAACGCACACGGCTGCTCCCATGTGGATTCACCGGTCACCGGGCATACTTATACACGTACAGCTGACGTACACTACAGTCTACAGTGTTTCCGTGCGTTATACCAGTGTATGGAGTTCGACGTTTGCAGCTGTTAAGTgtggttgcatgcatgtgtgaatGGCACATGCATATGTATAGCTTTATTACACTTTTAGCCTTTTAGGGTACGTTCGATCGCCAGCTTCATTCATGTTTCTCACAGTACGTGTGCCTACTATACGTACGTCTTCCTCGTTTCCGTTGGCATACAGCTAGCTGGATCCGTACTTTTACATGGTGTCTGGCACGTGCATGGCATGTGCGATGATGGTATCTCCATTGCCACCGCGCCAGCTTTTGTATATATAGTGCAACGCACCACATCGAATTGATACGGAACTGCAAGGATGGCAGAGATCGAGATACTGTTTACTTTGGGGATTAATTAGTTCACAAGGATAAGAAAGAAGACTGGGTTGCTTTTGTTAAAACATGCAACTATGTCAAAGGTTATGGATTAACTATATATCCATGTCGTTCGAGAAATCGTAATTCTGGGTCGACCAATTAGTTGCACATGATCAAGCTTATATATAGCTGCACAATAGTTGTGTGCCGTTTTAGCTCTATAAATTAactgttttgctattttttagaCGACTGAAAAATAAACACTCCCattatttaattaattggtAACCATTAGATGAAGAATCAACGTTTAAGATCGATGGTTGCCGAAACAATACTCTCACTGACATCGGTCAGGATGAGCCTGCAGGAAAAACCCGACCTTAAAAAAAGGAAGCGCAAAAATGGATCATGCGAACCCACTTTAGTCAGATAAAAGTTGCCACTTTAAACAGCAGgatcaaaattttaaattttaattcATAATAATATATTTAGTGGTTTGTAAATCGAATAAAATTAGTTATAAAAAGGCATATTTTAAAGACCATGTCAATGTCCAAAACGATAGCTTTTAAAGAATCAGAGCTATAGACTATATTTCCCCCTAATACAGTGTGGGttatatatttatttctgAATATCAGACATTGTTGCTCATGAAAAGGCCTAGTTGGTAGACAGCAATATTAGTTTCATCATCGTACCGtgagtacttttttttagaatacttATGCTTAGCTGCAAACATAATGTACTTGACTATACATAACTCGACATTTCCGGGTTAAGAAAACGCAACACAACTATTCATTGTGTTCTGGCCATTCGTCATTAACTGCACTTTGCTACGGTTCCTGACTGCGGGGACAAAGAGTTTCTTCACTTGTTGCGGATAGGAACGGCGACCGGCTTGGCGGCTTGAGACTTGAGAGCCGCTTTAAGTGCTGGGCTGCATTTGCAGGTTTGCAAAAAGCACAAGGTCCCAGTAATAGATGCCTCGTCCACTAGCTACTTAGCTAGATTGCGATCTTCCCCGGCTAAAAGCATTGAGATCAATCCAAGACCAGTAGTCTAATTAAATTACTTTTGTGGGAGTAACAATAGTTTTGTTCGGTCACTGGATCCTAATAACTAAAGGATCAAACCAAAAGCAGCAGTGTTTAGGGGCAGGCCACCCCACCGTCTATTATCATCGGCAGAATAAAACGCGAAAACGGCTAACTGGCATCTCGAGAGTGTGAAAGCATGAGGAATAAAATATCGAGAGAGTAGGACTTCGTGTTGGTGTtgtaaatactccctccgtccaacaaaagatgtctcaaatttgttaaaatttaaatgtatctagatatgacttagtgtgtagatgcattcaaatttgattaaaattgagacatcttttgttggacggaggaagtatttctTATAAACCTCTGTCTTAGTTAATGAAattaggcaaaaaaaaatttgtctCTGTTTCGAGAGGAAAGAAACAGCAGTGTGTGTGGTTTTTATTTAGCTCCAAATGAGATTGAATAATTAGAGTCACAGTCTCAatcatgtacttcctccgatccatattaattgtttcaaatttgtccaaatatagacGTATATGACTAGGAAGTGCgtaaacacatgtaatatttcgacaattaatataaaTTGAAGGGAATATCAGATATCATAAGGAGATATGAATTTGTCAACCGACCTTAATAACAATGCAAAAGATGGTCCTATGTGTTCATGCGCTAATAAATTTGTGTTTACGTCACCTGGGCTGGACACCGGGCGATTGAAGTTGAGCTGTCGGGAACGGCTAACCTCACCTGTTTTTGGTCCAAGTCCATTTGCTCTGGATCGAGAGGCTGCATCTCTTTGATTCAGTTACCTACCATCTTCGTTTCAAATATACACCTACTGGTATTATGTTTGTTTTATCCACGCCCACGTACGTTAACTCTAACATGACCCCAAAAGGAAACAGAATATAGTAGCTTAGCTACTCCAAggctgcagaaaaaaaaaacttagctACACCAAGAATAGTTTGTAATGTGGTGTGGCAGTGTTTCCACTCTAACATTTTCAaggatttttttaattgaagTTCACCAAGGAAACACTGTCCAAACGGTACCTAAGATTGTCCGCGGGATAATTGATGTGATGCACGTGCACTGGTTAACTACTATACCGTGCATGCTCGTGCATTCTGTAATTTCAGATTTTCTAAAGGTTCCATCATCGAAGCGCAGTCTGTAACAGCAAAATCTTGCCAAGACatgtttcaaaaaatataaaaaggaagaaaaattcAATTTTGGTCACTCAATTGTTGAAAAGTTTAGAAATAATCTCTGAACTTGAAATATCGTATCTTTGGTAGTATCTCAATTTGGCAAAACTGGATATATTTGGCGCGTCTCCCGAATTGGGACGGTTTGGACTACACACAACATAAATTTTCGTCATAATTTCAATGTCCGCTGCCACGATGGCATCAGGTTTTCTCCAGAAATGGTCCTCAACTGTGCATTGTGCCACCTGACATGgatttgttttaaaaaaaaccgTTTCACCAGgagtcaaaacaaaaactgttCGAATCCAAAAGACAGACTAAAAATATCCGATTTTGCTTACTAAGAGATAAAATGTACACGGTTGCGAGTTGAGCGACAATTTCTAAACTTTATTGTCAGTTGAGTAAccaaaaatatgtttttctCTGTGAAAAAATCTCTTGCCCAACTTGCCGTGTCGCCGCACCTTAGGCTACACTTCCCTCTACTCCAACCGCATTGGTACCCATGGTATTTCCTGCACGTTGCCACGTGTTTGAAAATTTTCGTTTCAGTCGCGATCAAGCTGGCCCCGAGACCAAGGCCGTATTACCAGCGTGCCGCTCGGCGGCTCGTGGACTGCTTGGTTCGTACTCCTACTACGGAGGAAAGAATGATCGCGCGGTCTGACTGCAGAAAAGGGCgcatttggaattttggatCGATCGCGGCCCACGCATGCAAGTACCATCAGGTTTCGTCCTTGGCGTTTGGAGCCAAGGAGTATTCGATTGCACATGAATCATCCAGGGGACGAGACAACTCCATTGAAGTCTCCGTCAATCGCGTGTCAAAACCAGTCTGTGTGAAAACTGTCGATACCCTTGCATGTGCCAGCTTCCACCGCGCTGTGCCGTGGGTTTGTGTCCTTATCTTATAATCAGTGatttaaatttgttcaaatatggacgtatttatgactaaaaagcgtttagatacattaataaaagtcacttaatatgggatggagggagtaataatttACCGGAGGCAAATTTAGttcgatctttttttttacgaggAACCTTTGTTTCAATCCATTAGAAAAAGACTCATAAGCAATGCAGACAAAATTGATTTCATGCGGAcctaatttttattttccaaGTCTCTTCCgattaaataaatatttcagATGACATGGATCAACGTGATGTTTTTCCTAAAGAATTTTGTATTAAAGTTTTAATGTATAATACATGTATGACAATAATctcaaaatataaataaacAGAAATCAACTATATTCAAAAGACAATGATACATTATCTACCATTTAGAATGGATGACAATCACAATTATCTTTGGCGAAGTATCAGGTGAACACCCTCATTTggtgcaaaccgtgcaaacttTATAAAAAACATGTTTACAAGTTTCAAgaaaattctacaaaaataccatatgctgggagtgtgatgttctacacaCATGCAATATTTCAAGTTGAAAgtcaaaatcatttggaaggaattaaaaagagaaatttacagtGAATAGTATCAAACATTGAAAGATCATTATTCATgtagaatttgttttttttttgctgctacCAACGtcattgagtttggacttgaaattttacacacaTATAAAACACCACTTTTCTAAGATATGTAATTTTTTcgagaatttttttattttttttcgatGAAGTTTGCACTGTTTGCATcgtagaggtggttttcaccggatatttCGCCATTAGCAAACCAAGGAGTAGTTATGTTGAATGAACGGACAACCACCAACTTATATCTTACTCATAGGAGTAATTAGAAAAaatatacttcctctgtccaacaaaaaatgtttcaactttgactaaatttgaatgaatctatacactaagtcatgtctagatacatccaaattttgacaaacttgagacgtCTATTAttagacggagagagtaaataatttctccgtccaacaaaggatgtctcaattttgactaaatttgaatgcatctatacactaagtcatgtctagatacattcaaattttaacaaatttgaggcATCATTTATTGGACGGATGGATTACGAAGACGCCAGTCAAAAGACACACTGACACACTGACTACTGTACCCTACTAGctgctttttttctttcttttccgaAAAAGAGAGAAGCCCTCCGGCTTCGGCATCAATTGATTGTAGCTGCTATAATGCCATCTGATCTCCATCTGACTCCTGCCTTTGATTGTCAAATCTTCCCATTTTGTACTTTTACCTATACCGCTGCTACTTAATTAGGTTAACTACACACTTAATCATGGAGTACATGATCATGCATCTCAGAGTCAGTACGTTGGGTACATGCACTGTAGCAGTTGACTCGTAGTTGGTAGAGTACAGGTAGAGAGTATACTACTCCGATGCGCAGCTGCTCACTTGAGTACTCGATGCAGCACCTAAAATTCAGGTCTAATAATAAAAAACGGAGCCCACTTTACCACTGGGGTGCGGAGTAGTATATCAGAGTATATATACAGAGCCCCGGCCCGATTCCAATCATTCGAGTATAGGCTGTTTTGGGGGCAGAATATTGTCGCATCCACCTTGAGCACATCTGCACATGAACATACAGGGAAAGCTTTTAACTAACACGACGAGCTAGTGTCGTGCCATGGGTCCATGGCGATCCCAGTGGCGCATTTGCGAGAATCAAATGTAGTTGTTGATGAGTACAGTAGTCGTAGTAGTTAAGTATGGGATTTTCAAAGGGCAGAAGAAAGGGCTGTGGCTTTACTCtgtttcagaaaagaaaagaacgaTGTAGTGGGTGCAGTGCAGTCATCTTTTTTTGGATTCAGCTTATTTGTTCTCATTCATCTAAGAAGAGAAAtgtacatgattttttttcataataaTATAACAAAGTGTATTTAGCTGGACCTAGTTAGTTGCATTGCTTGCATTAGCAAACGGTTTTCCGGTTAATATAACCGGCCTGATTTCAGAGTCATAGCATATCCACGAAAACTTCATAGGTGTCCTTTCCGCATAGCCACGACAGCAAAAGGATGCTTTTTTGATAAAATGCCAAAAGGATCAGAAGATAGGATGACAGCACACATTCGTTGATCGATTCCATgcgcagattttttttttccctgcgAATGACACGACGCATTCAGCAAACACAAGTACACAACCCGACGGCGCCCCAGAAACAAAAGCTGCgtgcgaagaagaagaagccgccTTCAGAAGAGTGGTTTTGGCTCCGTTTCTGCCGCGTTTAGCGTGCGGATCAGGGGATTTGTTTCCTCGGAGGAGCCTGCCCGAGACGCGCCCGGgtgacgccgccgccccggctcCCAGGGCGCGAGAGGTGGTGGATCCCATGTTGCCACCGTGCCCGTATCTGCGCTCCCACCCATGCATCGCGGGGCTCGATCCACGTACGCAGATCTGCTTATTAGATTCCTTGCGCCGGCCCATAATCTTCCTAATCCGTAGCTAACTGCATCCatatcagaaaaaaaatgcgaAAACGAACCACGTAAACATCTGCTTCGAGCGATCAAAGCCAGTTAATGCTCTCTCTGTTTCTGTAAAATCCTGACGTGTGAGTGTCAGAGTGTGAGAGGAACAAACGCGCAGGAAAACGTAATGTCATACTATCAATACGTTTAATACAGTCCAGCTAATGCTTTGATGATCAGCCAGCCCCGTTAATGGtcttcaaaaagaaagaaaaaggatccAAGATGTAAAGGCCATGCATGTCCTAACTATAGGAGGGACACCTAGACGCAAGCAGGATGCCACTCCTGCATCCTTTCACATTACGCCGCCACCAACCAAATAAGTATCAGTATACAAACTTCCCAAAGCACTCATACTCGTCGTGTCCATGGGCTCCCCGAGCCTGAAATGTCACGCATGAGAAACAAAAGACACAAGAATGAAACATCAGTGTCCTCTCATCCGCCAGCCCGCCGCCCACCCGTAAACCCGCCGGCAGCTTGACCCAAACCACTCACCAGAGACCGGTCGATGATAACGCATAACGCATTGGGCTCGTTCGTTGACCCACCCCGTCCCGTCAAAAACTCGCAACAGAAGCCTCACCAAACAAACGCCCTGGCTGGAACCGGAACCCGGCACTCGTAGTAAACGCCCCGCACCCACCCGACCAACACACCACGTACCAGCGCGAGCGCACCACACCACTGACGCCGGGCTCGGCAGATCGGACTGGAGTCCAAACCCCTGTGCCCCCCTGGCTCCTGCGGGCATGGGCAAGCCAAGCAGCAATCCGGCCGAGCCCATCATGActttcctttccttctccTCGCGGCTCAGCCAAAAGTCCCAGACGTGGCAACATAGCCAGGCCGGGAACACCTTCCATTTACGCACGGGAAATTTTCGAAAGCATTTAAACAGCTTCCTTTTAAACAACCAAAACCCCTCCCCACGATATTCGTCTCCGAGGTCTCTCCCTCTGTTTCCTCTGCTTCGTCTTTTCCCGTCTTCCAcggctccggccgccgtcgcttCCGTACTCGTCGG
This is a stretch of genomic DNA from Brachypodium distachyon strain Bd21 chromosome 1, Brachypodium_distachyon_v3.0, whole genome shotgun sequence. It encodes these proteins:
- the LOC100841996 gene encoding uncharacterized protein LOC100841996, whose product is MDSSNTQPEGSRPSVTKNPAMSSCRKKKTDDATFLEDVKDHIDEFINASMDEHKTCFKKTIQKMFGMSKIVADRSAAAKEAEVESVLPLQTSVSR